The following are encoded in a window of Paraburkholderia hospita genomic DNA:
- a CDS encoding DUF3300 domain-containing protein has product MSIRIARLLSTSLVVLLAGCPSKQQDQQAQTQPASAPASVPASAPAVASVAAPASVPLPASTPEPQARQFPPEEIEALVAPIALYPDSLLSQVLMASTYPLEIVRAARWVKTHKDLKGEAAVQAVQDQPWDVSVKSLVAFPQVLEPMNDKLDWTQSLGDAFLANEKDVLDAVQRLRMRAQKAGHLASNEQQKVIVEVPAPSAGGQPAPAQQTIVRIEPSNPQVVYVPAYNPTVVYGGWSAPAYPPTYWPPPPAYYPGAALASGFAWGLGIAAAGAIFSNCNWGGGDVNINVNKATNIDRNFDRTKVEGGKWKHDAGHRQGVAYRDNATRNKYANGTQGADGRRDYRGRTGGATERAGVANRAEAGNRTGRQNNVSTADRAGRSAGANNRSDKSARGATAGNRAQTSNRTAGVNNRAESPNRNAAAGNRAQTSNRSATAGNRAQTPTRVGSSNAQAGHGGAGGYAGGGRDSAFQGVGGGAATTQRDFNRGQASAQSSNFNRGSGAARGGGGGGGGGGARGGGRR; this is encoded by the coding sequence ATGTCCATAAGGATTGCACGACTGTTGAGCACCAGCCTCGTCGTCCTGTTGGCGGGCTGCCCATCGAAACAACAGGATCAGCAGGCTCAGACCCAGCCCGCTTCGGCGCCGGCTTCTGTGCCGGCTTCCGCGCCAGCCGTAGCCTCTGTCGCGGCCCCAGCGTCGGTCCCACTCCCGGCCTCGACGCCCGAGCCTCAGGCCCGGCAATTTCCGCCGGAAGAAATCGAGGCGCTAGTCGCACCGATTGCGCTCTATCCCGACTCGCTGCTATCGCAAGTCCTGATGGCATCGACGTATCCGCTTGAGATCGTGCGCGCTGCCCGCTGGGTGAAAACGCACAAGGACCTGAAGGGCGAAGCCGCCGTGCAAGCAGTGCAAGACCAGCCGTGGGACGTCAGCGTGAAGTCTCTGGTGGCTTTTCCGCAGGTGCTGGAACCGATGAATGACAAGCTCGACTGGACCCAAAGCCTTGGCGATGCGTTCCTCGCAAATGAAAAGGACGTGCTTGACGCTGTGCAGCGATTGAGGATGCGTGCGCAAAAGGCCGGACATCTGGCGTCTAACGAACAACAGAAGGTCATTGTCGAAGTACCAGCGCCGAGTGCGGGCGGCCAGCCCGCTCCCGCGCAGCAAACCATCGTGCGCATCGAGCCGTCCAATCCTCAGGTCGTCTACGTGCCAGCCTACAACCCGACCGTCGTCTACGGCGGCTGGAGCGCACCCGCCTACCCGCCCACCTACTGGCCGCCGCCTCCCGCCTATTACCCCGGCGCAGCGCTTGCAAGCGGGTTCGCGTGGGGGCTTGGCATCGCCGCAGCGGGCGCAATCTTCAGCAACTGCAACTGGGGCGGCGGCGACGTCAACATCAACGTGAACAAGGCCACCAACATCGACCGCAATTTCGACCGTACCAAGGTGGAGGGTGGCAAATGGAAACACGATGCGGGGCATCGTCAGGGCGTCGCGTATCGTGACAATGCGACTCGCAACAAGTACGCAAACGGTACACAGGGCGCCGACGGGCGACGCGACTATCGCGGCCGCACCGGCGGCGCCACAGAGCGCGCGGGGGTCGCCAATCGGGCGGAAGCCGGGAATCGAACAGGTCGTCAGAACAATGTGAGTACCGCCGACCGCGCTGGCCGAAGCGCGGGTGCCAACAATCGGTCCGACAAATCGGCTCGAGGTGCTACAGCCGGCAACCGGGCACAGACGTCCAACCGGACTGCTGGCGTCAACAATCGCGCAGAGTCGCCCAACCGCAATGCCGCAGCCGGCAATCGCGCACAGACGTCCAATCGAAGTGCGACCGCGGGCAATCGCGCGCAAACGCCCACCCGCGTGGGCTCGTCAAACGCACAAGCCGGTCACGGAGGCGCGGGCGGGTACGCGGGCGGCGGCCGCGACTCGGCATTCCAGGGTGTCGGCGGGGGCGCGGCGACGACGCAGCGGGACTTCAATCGCGGACAAGCGAGCGCACAGTCTTCGAACTTCAACCGTGGGAGCGGCGCAGCCCGTGGCGGCGGCGGAGGAGGCGGCGGAGGAGGCGCACGCGGCGGCGGCCGGCGCTAG
- a CDS encoding ArsB/NhaD family transporter produces the protein MNQVQIYITVAVFAAVILLIAFNVIDMAVAALTGACILIALGILDERDLVEAARTAAGPLGLLFGGMVVARVLATTGLFDIIGDAYLRATGGSGTRFLLMLIALVAPICAVLPNATTVILLAPIIVRVCIALDADYVRPMVLTAIISNSAGLLTIVGDPATFLVGSAIGMTFGEYLRHVSLGGLIAVLVIVPLLPVLMRDLWDLKRALPPRGPAKRIERPVYATLAGSVLLFMIVLFVFGENLPTRIVPPAVALIASALALLVGFAAKVEPTDNVLRDVDWKTLVFLASIFCLVQAMAKTGLLQILALKLYQVFGGQLTLVALTLLAGIGLLSSLLANVPVAAASIVMVKGYLVMAEVVPETALSAGFSQWPPVSVPVFIGMMFGATLGGNATLVGAAANIVAAGICARQGRPITFGTFLRYGLPITLAQLAVSALYVLALTRFLR, from the coding sequence ATGAACCAGGTGCAGATCTATATCACGGTTGCCGTATTCGCGGCCGTCATTCTACTGATCGCCTTCAACGTGATCGACATGGCTGTCGCGGCACTGACGGGCGCATGCATCCTGATCGCGCTCGGCATACTGGACGAGCGGGACCTCGTGGAAGCGGCCCGCACGGCTGCCGGGCCGCTTGGCTTGCTGTTCGGCGGCATGGTCGTGGCACGCGTCCTCGCAACCACAGGCCTGTTCGACATCATCGGAGACGCCTATCTCCGCGCGACAGGCGGAAGCGGAACACGCTTTCTGCTGATGCTGATTGCGCTCGTCGCGCCAATATGCGCTGTATTGCCCAACGCCACGACGGTCATTCTTCTTGCGCCAATTATTGTTCGCGTGTGCATCGCGCTCGACGCTGACTACGTCAGGCCTATGGTGCTGACAGCGATCATCAGCAACTCGGCTGGATTGCTCACGATAGTGGGCGATCCAGCAACCTTCCTCGTAGGCAGCGCGATCGGAATGACGTTTGGAGAATACCTGCGCCATGTGTCGCTCGGAGGGCTGATCGCGGTGCTCGTCATCGTGCCGCTTCTGCCCGTTCTGATGCGGGATCTGTGGGACCTGAAGCGCGCCTTGCCGCCCCGCGGCCCGGCGAAACGGATTGAACGGCCGGTGTATGCGACGCTCGCTGGCTCCGTACTCCTTTTCATGATCGTGTTATTCGTATTCGGCGAAAACTTGCCGACGCGTATCGTGCCGCCTGCCGTCGCGCTGATCGCAAGCGCCCTGGCGTTACTGGTGGGCTTTGCCGCCAAAGTCGAACCCACCGATAACGTGTTGCGCGACGTGGACTGGAAAACCCTGGTGTTCCTTGCGAGCATTTTCTGTCTGGTACAAGCGATGGCGAAGACAGGACTGCTCCAGATCCTGGCACTCAAGCTCTATCAGGTATTTGGCGGGCAGTTGACGCTCGTTGCTCTGACGCTGCTCGCTGGAATTGGGCTGCTGTCGAGCCTGCTTGCCAATGTACCCGTCGCCGCCGCGTCGATCGTGATGGTCAAGGGTTATCTCGTGATGGCCGAGGTCGTGCCTGAAACCGCGCTTTCGGCGGGCTTTTCCCAATGGCCCCCCGTTTCCGTGCCGGTATTTATCGGCATGATGTTCGGCGCAACCCTCGGTGGCAATGCGACGCTCGTCGGCGCAGCGGCCAACATCGTTGCGGCGGGCATTTGCGCGCGTCAAGGAAGACCCATCACGTTTGGCACATTCCTTCGGTACGGGTTGCCCATTACGCTGGCGCAGCTTGCCGTGTCCGCTTTGTACGTGCTCGCTTTGACCCGCTTCTTACGTTGA
- a CDS encoding EAL domain-containing protein: MIKRLSIVSASIALGCLASLAPVLTSVYIAEEDAERREQDDLREFAAKAVMRAELVSYQALAAIADMEATPGAPCSSAHIAQLARVIFNYRYVQDAGAYGGGQYLCSPLLGDVRARHLTMPEPDRRSNDGFLIWYRHKNPLSNARQDIQVGRNGNYVSIDSQSYVDLIDPARRPIAVFSSDTNALLALSTGADSADMLNAWKQAGNVSSDQWHYAIGRSATLPLAVVVKSPRRSLLGNWTGLLGMWLSIGVVVGGLFGWLSFRKISRQLSFPSTLEWAIAHKRIDVCFQPIVRLVDGECVGVEALVRWKLNGRNISPEIFVAVAEQNGLIQPLTDLVLDKTIDELTTLLRSRPSFYVSINVSSEDLQTSRFLDVLTARLRGTDIRPAQIRIELTERIFLDADTTRHTIAAFRRAGHPVYIDDFGTGYSSLSYLQTFKIDVLKIDKSFIDTIAQDAASSIVAPHIIRMAHELGVEILAEGVEHDAQVDYLVERGVQYGQGWLFAKAMRSKELIAWLGEPRTQLEPMKQCDDR, from the coding sequence ATGATCAAGCGACTGTCGATCGTTTCGGCTTCCATCGCGCTTGGCTGCCTTGCTTCCCTTGCGCCAGTATTGACCAGCGTCTATATCGCGGAAGAAGACGCCGAGCGTCGGGAACAGGATGATCTGCGGGAATTCGCAGCGAAAGCCGTCATGCGTGCGGAGCTCGTTTCCTATCAGGCACTGGCCGCCATCGCCGACATGGAGGCGACGCCCGGCGCGCCCTGCTCGTCCGCCCACATCGCGCAACTTGCCCGTGTGATCTTCAACTACCGATACGTGCAGGACGCGGGCGCTTACGGCGGCGGCCAATATTTGTGTTCACCGCTTTTAGGCGACGTACGGGCACGTCATCTGACGATGCCTGAGCCTGACCGGCGCAGCAACGATGGCTTTCTGATCTGGTACAGGCATAAAAACCCGCTCAGCAACGCGCGCCAGGATATTCAGGTGGGTCGTAACGGCAATTACGTTTCGATCGACAGCCAGTCTTACGTCGATCTGATCGATCCTGCCCGAAGGCCGATCGCCGTGTTCAGCAGCGACACCAACGCGCTTCTGGCGTTGTCGACCGGTGCAGATTCGGCCGATATGCTCAACGCCTGGAAGCAGGCGGGAAACGTCAGCAGCGACCAGTGGCACTATGCGATTGGCCGTTCGGCAACCCTGCCTCTCGCCGTGGTAGTCAAATCCCCGCGTCGTAGCCTGCTCGGCAACTGGACGGGATTGCTTGGCATGTGGCTCTCGATTGGCGTTGTCGTGGGTGGCCTGTTCGGCTGGCTTTCGTTCAGGAAGATCTCACGACAACTCTCCTTCCCGTCGACGCTCGAATGGGCAATTGCACACAAGCGGATCGACGTGTGTTTTCAGCCCATCGTCAGGCTCGTGGACGGCGAATGCGTCGGCGTCGAAGCGCTGGTCCGATGGAAGTTGAACGGCCGTAACATCTCGCCCGAAATCTTCGTTGCAGTGGCCGAGCAAAACGGCCTTATTCAGCCATTGACGGATCTCGTACTGGACAAAACGATTGACGAACTAACGACACTCCTGCGTTCGCGCCCGTCGTTCTACGTTTCCATCAACGTGAGCAGTGAAGATTTGCAAACGAGTCGCTTCCTGGATGTTCTCACCGCTCGACTGAGAGGAACAGATATCCGTCCCGCGCAGATCAGAATCGAATTGACGGAGCGCATCTTCCTGGACGCCGACACGACGCGACATACAATAGCGGCGTTCAGACGTGCCGGTCACCCGGTGTATATCGACGACTTCGGAACCGGATATTCCAGCCTGTCGTACCTGCAAACCTTCAAAATCGACGTCCTCAAAATAGACAAGTCGTTTATCGACACCATTGCACAGGATGCGGCATCGAGCATCGTCGCGCCTCATATCATCAGGATGGCACACGAGCTAGGAGTGGAAATACTGGCGGAGGGCGTGGAGCACGATGCCCAGGTCGACTATCTGGTAGAGAGGGGCGTGCAGTACGGACAGGGCTGGCTGTTCGCAAAGGCGATGCGCAGCAAGGAACTCATCGCCTGGCTCGGCGAACCCAGAACGCAGCTTGAGCCGATGAAACAGTGCGACGATCGTTGA
- a CDS encoding DUF3300 domain-containing protein has protein sequence MSSWNLRRAKATCLWLLVVLTLGVGSARAQEAQVAQPAPAESFKPEEIEALVAPIALYPDSVLSQVLMASTYPLEIVHAARWVKANPNVKGDAAVKAVENQPWDVSVKSLVAFPQILEPMNDKLDWTQKLGDAFLSQQKEVFAAVQRLRARAKDSGNLKSNEQQNVVVEPAPAGGQTIVKIEPANPQVIYVPAYNPTVVYGAWSYPAYPPTYWPPYPAYYPGAALMTGFAWGIGLAAAGAIFSNCNWGGGDVNINVNKAANIDRNFDRTKVEGGRWQHDGSHRQGVAYRDNATRDKYSRNVGGAEGRNDFRGRDAGAGGRANTADRGNAGNRASVADRSNMGDRGGDRAGGAGVADRSAGGNVGGGSNRAGTSDFSRASDRAGGGGGVSGGRDNAFQGVGAGGATQRSHDRGRSSMQGSGFSRPSGGGMRGGGGRGGGRR, from the coding sequence ATGTCCTCGTGGAACCTACGACGGGCCAAAGCCACATGTCTTTGGCTGCTTGTCGTGCTGACGCTCGGCGTGGGCTCCGCGCGCGCCCAGGAAGCCCAGGTCGCGCAGCCTGCGCCAGCCGAATCATTCAAGCCGGAAGAAATCGAGGCGCTGGTCGCGCCGATCGCGCTGTATCCCGATTCCGTGCTGTCGCAGGTTTTGATGGCGTCGACCTATCCGCTGGAGATCGTGCACGCGGCACGCTGGGTCAAGGCCAATCCCAACGTCAAGGGTGACGCTGCCGTGAAGGCCGTCGAAAACCAGCCGTGGGATGTCAGCGTGAAATCGCTCGTTGCGTTCCCACAAATTCTCGAGCCGATGAATGACAAACTCGATTGGACCCAGAAGCTCGGCGACGCTTTCCTTTCGCAGCAAAAGGAGGTGTTCGCCGCTGTGCAGCGACTGCGCGCCCGCGCGAAAGACTCGGGCAATCTCAAGTCGAACGAACAGCAGAACGTGGTCGTCGAGCCTGCACCTGCGGGTGGGCAAACCATCGTGAAGATCGAGCCTGCGAATCCGCAAGTGATCTATGTGCCCGCATACAACCCGACGGTGGTCTATGGCGCCTGGAGTTATCCCGCCTATCCGCCGACCTACTGGCCGCCCTATCCGGCCTACTATCCGGGCGCGGCGCTGATGACGGGATTCGCGTGGGGAATCGGGCTCGCTGCGGCAGGCGCGATCTTCAGCAACTGCAACTGGGGCGGCGGCGACGTCAACATCAACGTCAACAAGGCCGCGAACATCGATCGCAACTTCGACCGCACCAAGGTGGAGGGTGGACGCTGGCAGCACGACGGCAGCCATCGCCAGGGCGTGGCGTACCGCGACAATGCAACCCGCGACAAGTATTCGCGCAATGTCGGCGGCGCCGAGGGACGCAATGATTTCCGCGGGCGTGACGCGGGCGCGGGTGGACGCGCCAATACAGCCGACCGGGGGAACGCAGGCAATCGCGCATCCGTCGCGGACAGGTCGAATATGGGCGATCGGGGTGGCGATCGGGCGGGTGGCGCGGGTGTCGCTGACAGATCCGCTGGCGGTAATGTCGGCGGCGGGTCGAACCGCGCGGGCACCAGCGACTTTTCGCGTGCCAGCGATCGAGCAGGCGGCGGTGGCGGCGTCAGTGGCGGGCGCGACAACGCATTTCAGGGCGTAGGCGCCGGCGGCGCCACGCAACGCAGCCATGACCGGGGACGCTCCAGCATGCAGGGCTCAGGCTTCAGCCGACCAAGCGGCGGCGGCATGCGTGGGGGCGGCGGGCGCGGCGGCGGAAGACGCTAG
- a CDS encoding amino acid ABC transporter substrate-binding protein — translation MVRLAQCGAAVLAVCLVLVAVSTSACAADGDTLAQVRARGVVRCGVSEGVQGFSIKDRSGLWSGIDVDFCRAVAAAALGDPSKVAYVPLRASARFPALMEGMIDLLARNTTWTLRREAALKVQFAGVLFYDTQGFLVRRPGGIQTAAELKGATVCVEKETSTLVHLRDYSADNRLEIMPLEIDSAIEARRAFFAGRCSAYAADSAQLAAVRIEAPDGPQSVQILPERIAKEPLSPAVRGGDQSWLTLVRWVLFALVAAEELGVTRDNLQSRLSEAAIRRALADGDESDRSLGVERGWRVRAVQSVGNYGEMFDRNLGPRTSLKLDRGLNRLWTQGGLMYAPPFR, via the coding sequence ATGGTACGTCTCGCACAATGCGGCGCGGCAGTCCTGGCGGTCTGCCTCGTGCTCGTAGCGGTTTCAACCAGTGCGTGCGCGGCCGACGGTGACACGCTCGCGCAGGTTCGAGCACGCGGTGTGGTGAGATGCGGTGTCAGCGAGGGCGTCCAGGGGTTTTCCATCAAAGACCGATCCGGGCTCTGGAGCGGAATCGATGTGGACTTCTGCCGCGCGGTGGCGGCCGCAGCGTTGGGCGATCCGTCCAAAGTGGCTTATGTGCCGCTCAGAGCTTCTGCGCGCTTCCCGGCACTCATGGAAGGCATGATCGATCTTCTCGCCCGCAACACCACGTGGACGCTGCGCCGCGAAGCGGCGCTCAAGGTGCAGTTTGCGGGGGTTCTCTTTTATGACACGCAGGGATTTCTCGTGCGCCGCCCGGGCGGCATCCAGACGGCTGCCGAGCTGAAGGGTGCAACAGTGTGCGTGGAAAAAGAGACCTCCACACTGGTGCATTTGCGCGACTACTCCGCCGACAACCGGCTGGAGATCATGCCGTTGGAGATCGACTCCGCCATCGAAGCGCGGCGGGCCTTTTTCGCCGGGCGTTGCAGCGCGTATGCTGCCGATTCGGCACAGCTCGCCGCAGTGCGCATCGAGGCGCCCGATGGGCCGCAATCCGTGCAGATCCTGCCGGAGCGGATTGCCAAAGAACCGCTCAGCCCGGCCGTTCGCGGTGGCGATCAAAGCTGGTTGACGCTCGTACGCTGGGTGCTCTTCGCGCTTGTGGCGGCCGAAGAGTTGGGTGTCACGCGCGATAACCTGCAATCACGGCTGAGCGAAGCGGCAATCAGGCGCGCCCTTGCCGATGGCGACGAAAGCGATCGCAGTCTGGGCGTCGAAAGAGGGTGGCGGGTTCGCGCCGTACAAAGTGTCGGCAACTACGGGGAAATGTTCGATCGGAATCTCGGACCTCGTACATCGCTGAAACTGGACCGCGGCCTGAACCGGCTGTGGACGCAAGGCGGCTTGATGTACGCGCCGCCTTTCCGTTAA
- a CDS encoding DUF2950 domain-containing protein translates to MTSTSRFGSGRLTGIVRIFAVGCVLCFGALPAAHAEKDFSTPDAAMNAFGEAVTNNNEATLQSIFGRDFRNLIPPVGADIRSRFLDEWAKAHQVEQMGDKHARITVGNDGWTFPIPLTKSAKGWHFDMQAGVEEMRLRRIGRNELAVIQTMLAVYDAQREYALTDHDGVGLLRYASKLSSSPGKHDGLYWPTEPDAPPSPLGPAFMQATTRNAGDAGYHGYHYKLLTSQGPHAPGGAYDYVAHGKLFGGFAVLAWPVRYGDTGIKSFMVSHAGQVYERDLGPDSAAKAKAISSFDPGPGWAKVQP, encoded by the coding sequence ATGACATCCACCTCAAGATTTGGTTCGGGACGGCTTACGGGCATCGTGCGCATCTTTGCCGTGGGATGCGTACTGTGTTTTGGCGCATTGCCTGCGGCGCACGCCGAGAAGGACTTCAGTACGCCCGATGCCGCGATGAATGCATTCGGCGAAGCCGTCACGAACAACAACGAGGCGACACTGCAATCCATCTTCGGACGCGACTTTCGCAACCTGATTCCTCCCGTCGGCGCCGACATCCGCAGCCGCTTCCTCGACGAATGGGCCAAGGCGCATCAGGTCGAGCAGATGGGCGACAAGCATGCCCGTATTACCGTCGGCAACGACGGATGGACTTTTCCCATTCCGCTCACGAAGAGCGCGAAAGGGTGGCACTTCGATATGCAGGCGGGCGTTGAGGAAATGCGCCTGCGTCGCATCGGCCGAAACGAACTCGCTGTCATTCAGACGATGCTCGCGGTCTACGACGCGCAGCGCGAATATGCCCTCACCGATCACGATGGCGTCGGCCTGCTCAGGTATGCGTCGAAACTGTCGAGTTCACCGGGAAAGCACGACGGCCTGTATTGGCCGACAGAACCCGACGCGCCTCCTAGCCCGCTCGGCCCGGCTTTCATGCAGGCCACCACTCGCAATGCCGGGGACGCCGGATACCACGGCTACCACTACAAGCTGCTGACGTCGCAAGGTCCGCATGCGCCGGGTGGTGCCTACGACTATGTCGCGCATGGCAAGCTGTTCGGTGGCTTCGCCGTGCTCGCGTGGCCTGTGCGCTACGGGGACACGGGCATCAAGAGCTTCATGGTCAGCCATGCGGGCCAGGTCTATGAACGCGATCTCGGCCCCGATAGCGCAGCGAAGGCGAAGGCGATTTCCTCGTTCGATCCTGGACCCGGCTGGGCGAAGGTGCAGCCTTGA
- a CDS encoding BamA/TamA family outer membrane protein → MRTGIRSGSAKRLTRQRRPRRNGLFRATWVAAIFSAIVFTSVDARAGDETLSFTDPDDGQFDVSDFLLKHKGALPVPILITEPAVGYGLGLGLLFFSDPDSDAGAGPPRDSKERVPPNVTALGGLYTQNGTWAAAAGHFHTWDDDRYRYIGAIAKVDAHLDYFGLSSQPRSYTLQGVALIQQMLMRIGNSRWYAGLRYIFFDSSSTFGSGEAPGELGSVQKDQRISAGSIVVDYDSRDNIFYPGEGSFLEIEAQAARTAFGGTQNYDIYAARGYTWQPLTHTLILGLRVDSRFSSGDIPFYAQPYVDLRGVQKGRYQDRNAVTAEIELRWDLVPRWSLLGFTGVGKAYGRWHSFSESQNVQSVGAGVRYLIARKLGLAVGIDVAHSKDQNAFYIQVGSAWR, encoded by the coding sequence ATGCGGACGGGAATTCGCAGTGGCTCTGCGAAGCGTTTGACAAGACAAAGGCGTCCTCGTCGTAACGGGTTGTTCCGGGCAACGTGGGTTGCAGCGATTTTTTCGGCTATCGTCTTCACGTCGGTTGATGCGCGCGCGGGTGATGAAACCCTCAGTTTCACGGACCCGGATGACGGGCAATTCGACGTAAGCGACTTCCTGCTCAAACACAAAGGCGCGTTACCCGTACCCATCCTGATCACCGAGCCCGCTGTCGGCTACGGCCTTGGACTCGGACTATTGTTCTTTTCCGATCCGGACTCTGACGCCGGGGCGGGTCCTCCCCGCGATAGCAAGGAGCGCGTGCCGCCGAACGTCACGGCACTGGGCGGCCTGTACACCCAGAACGGTACATGGGCCGCCGCCGCGGGTCACTTCCACACCTGGGACGATGACAGATACCGATACATTGGTGCGATTGCCAAAGTGGACGCACATCTGGACTACTTTGGCCTTTCGAGTCAGCCGAGATCCTATACGCTCCAAGGTGTTGCGTTGATCCAGCAAATGCTGATGCGTATCGGCAACAGCCGCTGGTATGCGGGTTTGCGCTATATCTTTTTCGATTCGTCGTCCACGTTCGGTTCTGGCGAAGCACCGGGAGAACTGGGCAGCGTGCAAAAAGATCAGCGCATCAGCGCCGGCAGTATCGTGGTGGACTATGATTCCCGAGACAATATTTTCTACCCGGGCGAAGGCAGTTTCCTCGAGATCGAGGCGCAGGCCGCCAGGACGGCTTTCGGCGGCACGCAAAACTACGATATCTACGCTGCGCGCGGCTACACATGGCAACCGTTGACGCATACGCTGATACTTGGCCTGCGCGTGGACAGCAGATTTTCCAGCGGTGACATTCCGTTTTACGCACAACCGTATGTCGATCTGCGTGGCGTTCAGAAGGGCCGGTACCAGGACAGAAATGCCGTGACGGCCGAAATTGAACTGAGATGGGATCTCGTTCCCCGGTGGTCATTGCTCGGCTTTACAGGCGTGGGGAAGGCATATGGACGATGGCACAGCTTTTCTGAATCGCAGAATGTACAGAGCGTCGGCGCGGGCGTGCGCTATCTGATCGCACGCAAGCTCGGCCTCGCGGTAGGCATCGACGTAGCACATAGCAAGGATCAGAACGCGTTCTACATACAGGTCGGCAGCGCGTGGCGGTGA
- a CDS encoding sensor domain-containing diguanylate cyclase — MLRSFNTTVSWSLNPVMRKSWLRKALPVFAVLVASNIVVNTYQSLHDFRAADQQAAQRLDVQTSLIQRLVEDRLRDLNGMMAVTRTLIDADNLTDKSLHDVTDTLKESLGDASIAVFDGSARLIAGSRTGIRNEISNFTTILDTVRAAPATHLWLPVVWRQSGALVVAEGHRNRAGKFDAIAVYLIPLEQHLLEGVKLVNGTAIILSDSEHRVIARYPRYSGLAIGHELVEDNAARQGPIPGTHYARWSFDPTERLVATRRIVLGPAAGYWTLDVGYAVSGYRDSLRNSMYINLAGTTLLLLMLAGGVLLIQREHRLHDRIEGFAGTVLTIVQNMPTPVTIVDIKTENIVLANEALLALFGAVAGKGQPFSRLFVDAGSWTRVREVVTDEPVPLLTRDGIRHMLVHCTRLRTGDKGDEPDSLLVTLVDITHQHQLLKQLRTEADFDALTGLANRRYFAKAAEKAVEHARRHHRPLSVLALDLDFFKRVNDTWGHAAGDRVLQVTARSFENALREDDLAARLGGEEFAAILLDTDLEQARTIAERIRIAVQDTPISLESGATVSQTLSIGIALYDEKESDLSATQERADAALYAAKNHGRNCVQIWVPDTTSPLNER, encoded by the coding sequence ATGCTGCGATCATTCAACACGACTGTTAGCTGGTCGCTTAATCCCGTCATGCGCAAGTCGTGGCTGCGGAAAGCGTTGCCCGTATTTGCCGTGCTGGTTGCTTCAAATATCGTGGTCAATACCTACCAGTCCTTGCATGACTTTCGGGCGGCCGATCAACAGGCCGCACAGCGTCTGGATGTACAGACTTCTCTTATCCAACGGCTGGTCGAAGACCGCCTCCGGGATCTCAATGGGATGATGGCTGTCACGCGAACCCTGATCGACGCAGACAACCTCACCGATAAATCTCTCCACGATGTAACTGACACGCTAAAGGAGTCGCTAGGCGATGCGTCGATTGCCGTGTTTGACGGGAGTGCGCGCCTTATCGCTGGATCTCGCACCGGCATCCGCAACGAAATATCGAACTTCACTACCATCCTGGACACGGTACGCGCCGCCCCCGCTACCCATCTCTGGCTACCTGTTGTGTGGAGGCAAAGCGGCGCGCTGGTCGTAGCAGAAGGCCATCGCAACCGGGCGGGGAAATTCGATGCCATCGCGGTCTATCTGATTCCCCTCGAACAGCACCTGCTCGAAGGCGTGAAGCTGGTGAATGGCACCGCGATCATATTGAGCGACAGCGAGCATCGTGTTATCGCGCGCTATCCCCGCTATTCCGGATTGGCAATCGGGCATGAACTCGTTGAAGACAATGCTGCTCGCCAAGGACCAATCCCGGGCACTCACTATGCGCGCTGGAGTTTTGACCCGACCGAGCGCCTCGTCGCGACGCGCAGGATAGTGTTGGGACCGGCCGCCGGTTACTGGACACTGGACGTCGGTTACGCCGTCAGCGGCTACCGCGACAGTCTGCGGAACAGCATGTACATCAATCTCGCCGGGACTACCCTGCTCCTTCTGATGTTGGCGGGCGGCGTGCTGCTTATCCAGCGTGAGCACCGCCTGCACGATCGAATCGAGGGATTTGCGGGCACGGTATTGACCATCGTGCAAAACATGCCGACACCCGTCACGATCGTCGACATCAAAACGGAGAATATCGTGCTGGCCAATGAAGCGCTGCTTGCGCTGTTTGGCGCCGTAGCCGGTAAGGGCCAACCGTTTTCCCGGCTCTTTGTCGACGCCGGCAGTTGGACGCGAGTGCGTGAAGTCGTTACGGACGAGCCCGTTCCTCTTCTCACGCGTGACGGAATCCGGCACATGCTCGTGCATTGCACCCGGCTTCGAACAGGTGATAAAGGAGATGAACCGGATTCACTACTCGTCACACTGGTGGATATCACCCATCAACATCAATTGCTTAAACAACTTCGGACAGAAGCCGACTTCGATGCGCTGACCGGGCTCGCCAATCGCCGGTATTTCGCAAAGGCAGCCGAAAAAGCAGTCGAACACGCGCGACGTCATCACCGGCCGCTATCCGTTCTGGCATTGGACCTGGATTTCTTCAAACGCGTCAACGACACGTGGGGACATGCGGCCGGCGATCGCGTGCTTCAGGTGACCGCCCGGTCGTTCGAGAATGCACTTCGCGAAGACGATCTGGCGGCCAGGCTTGGAGGCGAAGAATTTGCCGCGATCCTGCTGGATACCGATCTCGAACAGGCGCGAACGATCGCCGAACGCATTCGTATCGCCGTGCAGGACACGCCTATATCGCTCGAATCCGGAGCTACGGTTTCGCAAACGCTCAGCATCGGCATCGCCCTGTACGATGAGAAAGAAAGCGATCTCAGCGCAACACAGGAACGCGCCGACGCAGCGTTGT